A genomic stretch from Candidatus Amarolinea dominans includes:
- a CDS encoding DUF4143 domain-containing protein, whose amino-acid sequence MGAFSRNLRKEVAKSVKIYFYDLGVRNSLIQNFSPLSVRNDTGALWENFCIVERLKLLHYRQQFANRYFWRTYDQKEIDYLEDADGQLRGYEFKWNPAAKVKEPTDFLQAYPGSTVERIDRSNYWRFLLEP is encoded by the coding sequence CTGGGCGCGTTTAGTCGTAATCTGCGCAAAGAGGTGGCGAAATCAGTCAAGATTTACTTCTATGATCTGGGGGTGCGCAACAGCCTGATCCAGAATTTCTCCCCGCTATCCGTGCGCAACGACACGGGCGCCTTGTGGGAGAATTTCTGCATCGTGGAACGACTGAAACTCCTTCACTACCGCCAACAATTCGCCAATCGCTATTTTTGGCGCACCTATGACCAGAAGGAAATTGACTACCTGGAAGATGCGGACGGTCAGTTGCGCGGCTACGAATTCAAGTGGAACCCGGCGGCGAAAGTGAAGGAACCGACCGACTTTCTCCAGGCTTACCCGGGCAGCACAGTGGAGCGCATAGATCGTAGTAATTATTGGCGGTTCTTGTTGGAACCTTGA
- a CDS encoding ATP-binding protein, whose amino-acid sequence MIPRLLEPLITSYLFRGRTVVLYGARRVGKTTLVNKILATHTDKRTRYLNCDLLSVQRALGVEEAVTLKTFLGDQDLVVLDESQQVANIGRILKILVDEFPAMQVIATGSSSLSLVNQASEPLTGRMVRFELYPLALQELAGDQGYSAVDARLDFLLRFGAYPSIINLSEHEARVQLDELVSNYLYRDALAYAGMRNSTVLIKLLELLARQIGQEVSYPELGQILGIDRRTSPGRV is encoded by the coding sequence ATGATCCCACGTTTACTTGAACCTTTGATTACCAGCTACCTCTTCCGCGGGCGCACTGTGGTGCTCTATGGTGCGCGCCGCGTCGGCAAAACGACGTTGGTCAACAAAATTCTGGCAACCCACACCGATAAACGCACGCGTTACTTGAACTGCGATCTGCTTTCAGTACAGCGTGCCCTGGGTGTGGAAGAGGCAGTGACGCTCAAGACCTTCTTGGGCGATCAAGATCTGGTTGTGCTCGATGAGTCGCAACAGGTTGCGAACATCGGCCGCATTCTCAAAATCCTGGTGGATGAATTTCCAGCCATGCAAGTGATCGCAACCGGTTCATCCTCGCTTTCTCTGGTCAATCAGGCATCTGAACCGCTCACCGGGCGCATGGTTCGTTTTGAGCTTTACCCCCTGGCGTTACAGGAACTGGCTGGCGATCAAGGCTATAGCGCAGTTGATGCGCGCCTTGATTTCTTGTTGCGCTTTGGCGCTTATCCTTCCATCATCAACCTCTCTGAACACGAGGCGAGAGTCCAACTGGATGAACTCGTCTCCAATTACCTCTACCGTGATGCGCTGGCCTACGCGGGAATGCGTAATTCAACCGTGCTCATCAAATTGCTCGAATTGTTAGCCCGTCAGATCGGCCAGGAAGTCTCCTATCCCGAATTGGGACAGATCTTGGGCATTGATCGCCGCACATCGCCTGGGCGCGTTTAG
- a CDS encoding CoA pyrophosphatase has protein sequence MERGFDPGHCPREGGVLLLLYPKAGELTLVLTRRADTLHHHRGQVSFPGGAWEPSDADFVQTALREAQEELGIQPETLTILGTLTPLYIPPSDYRIYPAVAYTPQRPDFRPDPCEVALVLEMPLAELTSGRNIHTETWELRGYPVEVPFFEVDGHKVWGATAMVLGEFRALMCSAAIPSPQPLAEQTP, from the coding sequence ATGGAGCGCGGCTTCGACCCCGGGCACTGCCCGCGCGAGGGCGGCGTGTTGCTCCTGCTCTATCCCAAAGCGGGCGAACTGACGCTGGTGCTCACCAGGCGCGCCGACACACTGCACCATCATCGCGGGCAGGTCTCCTTTCCCGGCGGCGCGTGGGAGCCAAGCGACGCCGATTTCGTGCAGACCGCGCTGCGCGAGGCGCAGGAAGAGCTGGGCATCCAACCGGAAACCCTGACCATCCTGGGCACGCTGACGCCGCTCTACATCCCGCCCAGCGACTACCGCATCTACCCGGCGGTGGCGTACACGCCGCAGCGGCCCGATTTCCGTCCTGACCCGTGCGAAGTGGCGCTTGTGCTCGAAATGCCGCTGGCTGAATTGACCAGCGGCCGCAACATCCACACTGAAACGTGGGAACTGCGCGGCTACCCGGTCGAAGTTCCCTTCTTCGAGGTGGACGGCCACAAGGTGTGGGGCGCCACCGCCATGGTCCTGGGCGAATTCCGCGCCTTGATGTGCAGCGCCGCCATCCCCTCCCCCCAGCCTTTGGCCGAGCAAACGCCATGA
- a CDS encoding peptidase M14 — protein MKQRWLVLCLIVVLALPAMTLAAPPDVSPAGALTLPPDPPARFRSQVVVQSVADFADLARRLPLYDEAFEAGQTELNLTQAEIDGLRQLGYTVVVLGEAPAQPDVWPSCYSKLADLNSWLAGYVAANPNLLETQTYGSSWCANQGGCTNPGGQTIPGYDLQVTRITNELGAPTKAGRFFVDGGLHAREIPGPELMKSFIQTLVSNYGVDPDITWLLDNREVYVVLESNPDGRRMVELGTEPPYNGSPWYWRKNTNNSAGSCGWPPSSSSQYGVDLNRNHIFKWDVAGGSTAPCDQTYRGVAPGSEPEIQAYENLVRSLIPDQRGPGDTDPAPPTTTGLMINIHNYTSPGSILVPWGWTTVLPPNNTELMAIGNKFNTLTGNTYEVSHSLYPVSGNTRDWGYGELGVPAYVIELYGNDFFTSCSLLPGVINTMLPVLKYAARIADRPYMRVFGPDAANLTVSPANVVSGFSFYLNAQINDTQNGNQTIAGAEAYLVAQGAVPVGDPGTGAAMTAVDGNFNSTTENVRALMNTNGLAAGKYLALARGRDSLNNWGPLSAQWINVCSWANANCSANGVDVLDIQLAAQAVLDYWNEGSYAGLYDVDSNGAGDGDLDVIDVMIIAGYFGATGP, from the coding sequence ATGAAGCAACGGTGGTTGGTGTTGTGTCTGATCGTGGTGTTGGCGCTGCCTGCGATGACGCTGGCCGCGCCGCCTGATGTGTCCCCGGCGGGTGCGCTGACGCTCCCGCCCGACCCCCCGGCGCGCTTTCGCAGCCAGGTTGTGGTGCAGTCGGTGGCCGATTTTGCCGACCTGGCGCGGCGACTGCCGCTGTACGATGAAGCCTTCGAGGCCGGGCAGACCGAGTTGAACCTGACGCAGGCTGAGATTGATGGCCTGCGCCAACTGGGCTACACGGTGGTCGTGCTGGGCGAGGCGCCGGCGCAGCCAGACGTGTGGCCGAGCTGCTATTCCAAGCTGGCCGATCTCAACAGTTGGCTGGCCGGCTATGTGGCGGCCAACCCCAACCTGCTCGAAACGCAGACCTACGGCAGCAGTTGGTGTGCGAACCAGGGCGGCTGCACCAACCCCGGCGGCCAGACCATCCCCGGCTACGACCTGCAGGTGACGCGCATCACCAATGAGCTGGGCGCGCCGACCAAAGCGGGTCGCTTTTTCGTAGATGGCGGCCTGCACGCCCGCGAGATTCCTGGTCCGGAACTGATGAAGAGTTTCATCCAGACCCTGGTTAGTAACTACGGCGTTGACCCGGACATCACCTGGCTGTTGGACAACCGTGAGGTCTACGTGGTGCTGGAGAGCAACCCGGACGGCCGGCGCATGGTCGAGCTGGGCACCGAGCCGCCTTACAACGGCAGCCCCTGGTACTGGCGCAAGAACACCAACAACAGCGCGGGCAGCTGCGGATGGCCGCCCAGCAGCTCCAGCCAGTACGGCGTTGACCTGAATCGCAACCACATCTTCAAATGGGACGTGGCCGGCGGCTCCACTGCACCCTGTGACCAGACCTACCGCGGGGTCGCGCCCGGTTCCGAGCCGGAGATCCAGGCCTACGAAAACCTGGTGCGCAGCCTGATCCCTGATCAGCGCGGGCCGGGCGACACCGATCCCGCGCCGCCCACCACCACCGGCCTCATGATCAACATTCACAATTACACCTCACCCGGTTCGATCCTAGTGCCCTGGGGCTGGACGACCGTGCTGCCGCCCAACAACACCGAGTTGATGGCGATCGGCAACAAGTTCAACACGCTGACCGGCAACACCTACGAAGTCAGCCATTCGCTCTACCCGGTCAGCGGCAACACACGTGACTGGGGCTACGGCGAGTTGGGCGTTCCGGCCTACGTCATCGAGCTGTACGGCAATGATTTCTTCACCTCGTGCAGCCTGCTGCCGGGCGTCATCAACACCATGCTGCCGGTGCTCAAGTACGCGGCGCGCATCGCCGATCGCCCCTACATGCGGGTGTTTGGCCCGGACGCCGCCAACCTGACCGTCTCGCCGGCCAACGTCGTCTCCGGCTTCTCCTTCTACCTGAATGCGCAGATCAACGATACGCAAAATGGCAACCAGACGATTGCCGGCGCCGAAGCCTACCTGGTGGCGCAGGGCGCTGTCCCGGTCGGCGATCCAGGCACCGGCGCGGCGATGACGGCCGTAGATGGCAACTTCAACAGCACGACCGAGAACGTCCGGGCGTTGATGAACACCAACGGCCTGGCCGCCGGCAAGTACCTGGCGCTCGCGCGCGGCCGCGACAGCCTGAACAACTGGGGGCCACTCAGCGCGCAGTGGATCAACGTCTGTTCCTGGGCCAACGCCAATTGCAGCGCCAATGGCGTGGATGTGCTCGACATTCAGCTCGCCGCGCAGGCCGTGCTGGACTACTGGAACGAAGGCTCGTACGCAGGGCTGTACGATGTGGACTCCAACGGCGCCGGCGACGGCGATCTGGATGTGATTGATGTCATGATCATCGCCGGCTACTTCGGCGCCACCGGGCCGTAA
- the bcp gene encoding thioredoxin-dependent thiol peroxidase has protein sequence MTILKIGDPAPDFALPGDNGETVRLADLAGRRVVLYFYPKDDTPGCTAQACGFRDAYLQIEERNAIVLGISPDGVKSHTRFKTKFDLPFRLLADEDHAVTEAYGAWGEKSMYGKKVMGVVRSHVVIDENGRLADIQIKVSPSESVERALQALK, from the coding sequence ATGACAATCCTCAAGATTGGCGACCCCGCTCCCGATTTTGCACTGCCCGGCGACAACGGCGAGACCGTGCGCCTGGCTGACCTGGCCGGCAGGCGCGTGGTGCTCTACTTCTACCCCAAGGATGATACCCCAGGCTGCACCGCGCAGGCGTGCGGCTTTCGTGATGCCTATCTGCAGATCGAGGAGCGGAACGCCATCGTCCTGGGCATCAGCCCGGACGGCGTCAAGTCGCACACCCGGTTCAAGACCAAGTTCGATCTCCCCTTCCGCCTGCTGGCCGATGAAGACCACGCGGTGACAGAGGCCTATGGCGCCTGGGGCGAGAAATCCATGTACGGCAAGAAGGTCATGGGCGTTGTGCGCAGTCACGTCGTGATTGACGAGAACGGCAGGCTGGCCGATATCCAGATCAAGGTCAGCCCGAGCGAAAGTGTGGAAAGGGCGTTACAGGCTCTGAAGTAG
- a CDS encoding DUF4143 domain-containing protein produces the protein MLLSGVKCRYTYIFLLAAQSNNLLNIAELSNTCDLSRPTVERYLFLLEQTYVIKIVRPHSRNLRAELTKTPKVFLCDTGLMQMLWLKRLQQEVLGPVFETSVFSVPGCGAVR, from the coding sequence ATACTTTTATCTGGTGTAAAGTGTAGGTATACTTATATTTTTCTTCTGGCCGCGCAAAGCAACAATCTGCTCAACATCGCCGAGCTTTCGAACACCTGCGATCTGTCACGCCCTACCGTCGAACGCTATCTGTTTCTCCTGGAACAGACCTATGTCATCAAGATCGTGCGGCCCCACAGTCGCAATCTCCGCGCCGAACTCACCAAGACTCCGAAGGTCTTCCTCTGCGACACCGGTTTGATGCAGATGCTTTGGCTGAAGCGGCTGCAGCAAGAGGTGCTTGGCCCGGTTTTCGAAACGAGCGTGTTTAGCGTACCGGGTTGTGGGGCTGTACGGTAA
- a CDS encoding CHAT domain-containing protein, which produces MEDETGHSQAINAFRLGTLLHDHKSLRLAVLNACEGGRASRSDPFGGVCQSLLQQGIPAVIAMQFEVTDKTAIVLTHSFYQALADGYPVDAALAEARKSIFISNDLNGARRGAGGPVVSAAASDPFAAQALPERVPQTQTAIAPPVVPHIQPANAQAQPAQPADSTRQPARSRTWAWFGLTLALVALIGVIGWQFLPWRGVDRSSTSTASSITATRSLATLTAPTPALAFTTPTVSAAVPAMGTGSAPALRVRQHRTVPHGQGRTAGQHQARSARAGAATSEWPPSRRRRLCAMGSLGEV; this is translated from the coding sequence ATGGAAGACGAAACAGGTCACAGCCAGGCAATCAATGCCTTTCGCCTCGGCACCCTTTTACACGACCACAAGTCACTGCGTCTCGCCGTGTTGAATGCCTGTGAAGGGGGACGAGCCTCTCGCAGCGATCCGTTTGGCGGCGTTTGTCAAAGTCTACTACAACAAGGCATCCCCGCTGTCATTGCTATGCAGTTCGAAGTAACAGATAAGACCGCCATCGTTCTGACGCATTCATTCTATCAGGCCCTGGCAGACGGATACCCGGTTGACGCTGCGCTGGCGGAGGCCCGCAAGTCAATCTTCATCAGCAACGATCTGAATGGGGCCCGCCGGGGGGCCGGAGGGCCGGTGGTGAGCGCCGCGGCCTCTGATCCATTTGCCGCCCAAGCATTGCCTGAACGCGTTCCACAGACCCAGACAGCGATCGCACCCCCAGTAGTTCCGCACATTCAACCTGCGAACGCCCAGGCGCAACCGGCGCAACCTGCAGATTCCACCCGGCAGCCAGCGCGCAGTCGTACATGGGCCTGGTTTGGGTTGACACTGGCGCTGGTCGCTCTCATAGGTGTAATCGGTTGGCAATTCTTGCCATGGCGTGGAGTTGACCGCTCTTCGACCTCTACGGCCAGCAGCATCACCGCAACCAGATCGCTGGCAACCCTAACTGCCCCCACGCCGGCGCTTGCTTTCACTACACCAACGGTCAGTGCAGCGGTTCCAGCAATGGGGACAGGTTCGGCGCCTGCTCTGCGAGTCCGACAGCACCGCACGGTGCCACACGGGCAAGGGCGAACTGCGGGTCAGCACCAAGCAAGATCCGCTCGCGCCGGTGCGGCAACATCTGAGTGGCCCCCTTCGCGACGGCGTCGCCTCTGTGCGATGGGCTCGCTAGGTGAGGTTTAG
- a CDS encoding phosphodiester glycosidase family protein: protein MSHPSANRFIELHSFRRVRTMPGVATQLILCLLCILLAACEVPTPQLQDPTPALLTPITAPPTRGDPNLDSGWQPLFAGAEIRRNLGQAARLALRLDPTVVRFDIAFSANPDQMQTVGAWLNERDALAAINCGFYLTTDQNENRHIGLLAGPEGVLAPLRAGWGGVLLVRGNKASLAAAPGSVSDALRLGLQGWPMLVRGGQPVSGLNDSDPAARTAAGVDSQGRVIFIADVTSATLAGFAAFLAASDLGLVQAVNLDGGSSTGLRYRAAVNAPSSGYDSFFVPCAVVVR from the coding sequence ATGTCACACCCATCGGCCAACAGGTTCATTGAACTTCACAGCTTCCGCCGCGTGCGCACGATGCCAGGCGTGGCGACTCAGCTCATCCTCTGCCTTCTGTGCATCCTGCTCGCTGCGTGCGAGGTTCCCACGCCCCAACTCCAGGACCCCACGCCGGCGCTTCTCACGCCCATCACGGCCCCGCCGACGCGAGGGGATCCCAACCTGGACAGCGGTTGGCAGCCGCTCTTCGCCGGCGCAGAGATTCGCCGCAATCTGGGCCAAGCGGCGCGGTTGGCCTTGCGCCTCGATCCGACCGTGGTGCGTTTCGATATCGCGTTCAGCGCCAATCCCGATCAGATGCAAACGGTGGGGGCCTGGCTGAACGAACGGGACGCGCTGGCGGCCATCAACTGCGGCTTCTACCTGACCACCGACCAGAATGAAAATCGCCACATCGGTCTGCTGGCCGGACCGGAAGGGGTGCTGGCGCCGCTGCGGGCCGGTTGGGGCGGCGTGCTGCTGGTGCGCGGCAACAAGGCCAGCCTGGCCGCGGCGCCGGGCAGCGTCAGCGATGCTTTGCGCCTGGGCTTGCAGGGCTGGCCCATGTTGGTGCGCGGCGGTCAGCCGGTGTCCGGCCTGAACGACAGCGACCCTGCGGCCCGCACCGCGGCGGGGGTGGACAGCCAGGGCCGCGTCATCTTCATCGCCGATGTCACCTCCGCCACCCTGGCCGGGTTTGCGGCCTTCCTGGCCGCGTCCGACCTGGGCCTGGTGCAGGCCGTCAACCTGGACGGCGGGTCATCCACCGGCCTGCGCTACCGCGCCGCGGTCAACGCCCCATCGTCCGGCTACGACAGCTTCTTCGTCCCCTGCGCGGTGGTGGTCAGGTGA